In a single window of the Agrobacterium fabrum str. C58 genome:
- a CDS encoding outer membrane protein assembly factor BamD — protein MKHVGSGAMKGTMRGIAVSLMLVGASVVVTACQSDPDIDITKLGVETDPPDVLYKQGLANMNAGNMTEASRKFEAIDKQYPFTEWGQKALVMQTFIATRTNKNDVAITSGSRFLRQYPRSKDAAYVQYMIGLAYSKQISDVTQDQRAAQRTIEAMNKVVNDYPSSEYVADAQAKIRFARDQLAGREMQVGRYYLERKEYLAAVSRFRIVVEQYQNTNQIEEALARLTEAYYAMGLVDEAQTAAAVLGNNYPDSQWYADSYKLLKGQGLEPRENKGSWISRAGKKLIGA, from the coding sequence ATGAAGCATGTAGGGTCTGGTGCAATGAAGGGTACGATGCGGGGGATCGCCGTTTCGTTGATGTTGGTCGGCGCAAGTGTCGTCGTCACGGCCTGCCAGTCCGATCCGGATATCGACATTACCAAGCTCGGCGTCGAGACCGATCCGCCTGACGTTCTGTACAAGCAGGGGCTTGCCAACATGAACGCCGGCAACATGACGGAAGCCTCACGCAAGTTCGAGGCGATCGACAAGCAGTACCCCTTCACCGAGTGGGGCCAGAAGGCGCTTGTCATGCAGACATTCATTGCCACGCGCACCAACAAGAACGATGTGGCCATCACGTCCGGCAGCCGTTTCCTGCGTCAGTATCCGCGCTCCAAGGATGCCGCCTATGTTCAGTACATGATCGGCCTTGCCTATTCGAAGCAGATTTCCGACGTGACGCAGGATCAGCGCGCCGCGCAGCGGACGATCGAAGCGATGAACAAGGTCGTGAACGACTATCCGTCTTCGGAATATGTCGCCGATGCACAGGCCAAGATTCGTTTCGCCCGCGACCAGCTCGCCGGCCGTGAAATGCAGGTCGGTCGTTATTACCTTGAGCGCAAGGAATATCTCGCCGCCGTTTCGCGCTTCCGCATCGTCGTCGAGCAGTACCAGAACACCAACCAGATCGAGGAAGCGCTGGCGCGTCTGACCGAAGCCTATTACGCCATGGGCCTGGTGGATGAAGCGCAGACCGCGGCCGCCGTTCTCGGCAACAACTATCCCGACAGCCAATGGTATGCAGATTCCTACAAGCTGCTGAAGGGCCAAGGCCTGGAGCCGCGAGAAAACAAGGGGTCCTGGATTTCGCGCGCCGGCAAGAAGCTCATCGGCGCCTGA
- the lpxC gene encoding UDP-3-O-acyl-N-acetylglucosamine deacetylase — translation MTIGLLGFQTTIAHAVQLKGIGVHSGNPVSMTFQPAEAGTGILFQRLHDNGSVTELKAVSANVGNTDLCTVLGRSLSQSVATIEHVMAAIYAMGLDNLIVEVDGPEVPIMDGSSAPFIEAIESVGIKNLGVKRRYIRVTKPVRIDSGASWAEFRPYDGTRFEVDIDFDTPLIGRQSWKGDLTAETFKNELSRARTFGFMRDVERLWAAGYALGSSLENSVVISDDNSVINMEGLRYAKDEFVRHKTLDAVGDLALAGAQFIGCYRSYRGGHKVNANALKALLSDPSAYEIVEAPAARNQVRAREFVAVNMPEFAPWSA, via the coding sequence ATGACCATCGGACTGCTCGGATTTCAGACAACTATCGCACATGCTGTTCAGCTTAAAGGCATTGGCGTGCATTCCGGCAACCCGGTGTCGATGACGTTCCAGCCCGCGGAAGCCGGAACGGGCATTCTGTTTCAGCGCCTTCACGACAATGGCAGCGTCACTGAGTTGAAGGCCGTTTCGGCCAATGTCGGCAATACCGATCTGTGCACGGTGCTCGGCCGTTCGCTATCCCAGTCAGTGGCGACGATCGAACACGTCATGGCTGCCATCTACGCGATGGGCCTCGACAACCTCATCGTTGAAGTCGACGGTCCCGAAGTGCCGATCATGGATGGCAGTTCCGCTCCCTTCATCGAGGCGATCGAATCGGTCGGCATCAAGAATCTCGGTGTGAAGCGCCGTTACATCCGCGTCACCAAGCCGGTGCGCATCGATTCGGGTGCGTCCTGGGCTGAGTTCCGCCCCTATGACGGCACACGCTTCGAGGTCGATATCGATTTCGACACGCCGCTGATCGGCAGGCAGTCCTGGAAGGGTGATCTGACGGCAGAGACGTTCAAGAACGAACTGTCGCGTGCCCGCACTTTCGGCTTCATGCGTGACGTGGAGCGTCTGTGGGCCGCGGGTTATGCGCTCGGTTCCTCGCTTGAGAATTCGGTCGTCATCTCCGACGACAACAGCGTCATCAACATGGAAGGCCTGCGTTACGCCAAGGACGAATTCGTTCGTCACAAGACGCTGGACGCCGTGGGTGACCTGGCACTTGCCGGTGCGCAGTTCATCGGCTGCTACCGCTCCTATCGTGGTGGCCACAAGGTCAACGCGAATGCGCTGAAGGCGCTGCTGAGCGATCCTTCGGCCTATGAGATCGTCGAAGCGCCGGCTGCCCGCAATCAGGTGCGCGCCCGCGAATTCGTGGCGGTCAACATGCCGGAATTTGCACCCTGGTCTGCGTAA
- the ftsZ gene encoding cell division protein FtsZ: MTIQLQKPDITELKPRITVFGVGGGGGNAVNNMITAGLQGVDFVVANTDAQALTMTKADRVIQLGVNVTEGLGAGSQPEVGRAAAEECIDEIIDHLNGTHMCFVTAGMGGGTGTGAAPVVAQAARNKGILTVGVVTKPFHFEGGRRMRLAEQGIEELQKSVDTLIVIPNQNLFRIANDKTTFADAFAMADQVLYSGVACITDLMVKEGLINLDFADVRSVMREMGRAMMGTGEASGPGRAMQAAEAAIANPLLDETSMKGAQGLLISITGGRDLTLFEVDEAATRIREEVDPDANIILGATFDEALEGLIRVSVVATGIDRVAGIGEQNIAEMRAAAAKPLIRPSAAVAPAPAAVQPAHAVSQAPKTVDQIAQTIRSAEAEMERELGFAAHQQPSQDFRPQSKLFASSPAEAPAALRPAQPVQQAAPAPVAQAPVYHAPEQVAVPAPRMQQPQAPVYQEPAPVARQPEPVRMPKVEDFPPVVKAEMDHRDRATPVAQEERGPMGLLKRITNSLGRREEEEVPSDMMDAPSMAPQRRAPLSPEASLYAPRRGQLDDHGRATPSSSSHHDDDQLEIPAFLRRQSN, translated from the coding sequence ATGACGATACAGCTGCAAAAGCCTGATATCACCGAGCTGAAGCCACGCATTACCGTTTTCGGTGTTGGTGGCGGTGGCGGTAACGCTGTCAACAACATGATCACGGCTGGCCTCCAGGGCGTCGACTTCGTCGTCGCCAACACGGATGCGCAGGCTCTGACCATGACGAAGGCAGATCGGGTCATCCAGCTCGGCGTCAACGTCACCGAAGGTCTCGGCGCCGGTTCCCAGCCGGAAGTCGGCCGCGCTGCCGCTGAAGAATGCATCGACGAGATCATCGATCACCTGAACGGCACCCACATGTGCTTCGTCACCGCCGGCATGGGCGGCGGCACCGGCACCGGTGCTGCACCCGTCGTCGCACAGGCTGCCCGCAACAAGGGTATCCTGACAGTCGGCGTCGTCACCAAGCCTTTCCACTTCGAAGGCGGCCGCCGCATGCGTCTGGCCGAACAGGGCATCGAGGAACTGCAGAAGTCCGTCGATACGCTGATCGTCATTCCGAACCAGAACCTCTTCCGCATTGCCAACGACAAGACGACCTTCGCCGACGCCTTCGCCATGGCTGACCAGGTTCTCTATTCCGGCGTTGCCTGCATCACCGATCTGATGGTGAAGGAAGGTCTCATCAACCTCGACTTCGCCGACGTCCGTTCGGTCATGCGTGAAATGGGCCGCGCAATGATGGGCACCGGCGAGGCTTCGGGTCCGGGCCGCGCAATGCAGGCTGCGGAAGCGGCAATTGCCAACCCGCTGCTCGACGAAACCTCGATGAAGGGCGCACAGGGCCTGCTGATCTCCATTACCGGCGGTCGCGACCTTACCCTGTTCGAAGTCGACGAAGCGGCGACCCGTATCCGCGAAGAAGTCGATCCGGATGCCAACATCATCCTCGGCGCAACCTTCGACGAAGCTCTGGAAGGCCTCATCCGCGTTTCCGTCGTCGCCACCGGCATCGACCGCGTTGCGGGCATCGGCGAACAGAACATTGCCGAAATGCGCGCAGCTGCCGCCAAGCCGCTTATCCGTCCTTCCGCGGCCGTTGCTCCCGCTCCGGCCGCAGTTCAGCCTGCACATGCAGTATCGCAGGCACCAAAGACCGTAGACCAGATCGCCCAGACCATCCGTTCGGCGGAAGCTGAAATGGAACGCGAACTTGGTTTTGCCGCCCACCAGCAGCCTTCTCAGGACTTCCGTCCGCAGAGCAAGCTGTTCGCATCGTCCCCGGCTGAAGCGCCGGCGGCTCTTCGTCCGGCCCAGCCGGTTCAGCAGGCTGCTCCGGCGCCGGTTGCTCAGGCACCGGTCTACCACGCTCCGGAACAGGTTGCCGTTCCGGCGCCGCGCATGCAGCAGCCGCAGGCACCAGTCTACCAGGAGCCTGCTCCGGTTGCCCGCCAGCCAGAGCCGGTACGCATGCCGAAGGTCGAAGACTTCCCGCCGGTCGTGAAGGCCGAGATGGATCACCGTGATCGCGCTACTCCGGTTGCACAGGAAGAGCGTGGCCCGATGGGTCTTCTGAAGCGCATCACCAACTCGCTTGGTCGCCGCGAAGAGGAAGAAGTTCCCTCCGACATGATGGATGCGCCGAGCATGGCGCCGCAGCGCCGCGCGCCGCTTTCGCCGGAAGCCAGCCTCTACGCACCGCGTCGTGGCCAGCTTGACGATCACGGCCGTGCGACGCCTTCCTCGTCCAGCCATCACGACGACGATCAGCTGGAAATCCCGGCCTTCCTGCGCCGCCAGTCCAACTAA
- the ftsA gene encoding cell division protein FtsA, whose protein sequence is MSFFGSSHFGLPRLKPLSSKRSHIVSVLDIGSTKVVCMIGRLTPRQESEILPGRTHKVEIIGIGHQRSRGVKSGVIADLDALEGVIRLSVDAAERMAGLTVDSLIVNVSAGRLASDIYTASIDLGGQEVEASDLRKVLVAASQQSMRQDRAILHSLPTGYSLDGERGIRDPLSMYGDLLGVDMHVVTVERTALKNLELCVNRAHLSVEGMVATPYASGLAALVDDEVELGCAAIDMGGGTTTISVFAEGRLIHTDAIGLGGHHVTTDLARGLSTRIEDAERLKVVHGSALLNGADERDMISIPPIGEDDRDQPSQVSRALVTRIVRARIEETLELIRDRIQKSGFSPIVGKRVVLTGGASQLTGLPETARRILARNVRIGRPMGVAGLPVAAKGPAFSTACGLMIYPQVADIEIHAAQGGMFSPFGNGSGRIARVGQWLKESF, encoded by the coding sequence ATGAGCTTTTTTGGTTCTTCCCATTTCGGCCTGCCTCGTCTGAAGCCGCTTTCTTCCAAGCGCAGCCACATCGTCTCCGTACTCGACATCGGCTCGACCAAGGTCGTCTGCATGATCGGCCGGCTGACACCGCGTCAGGAAAGCGAAATCCTGCCGGGCCGTACCCACAAGGTCGAAATCATCGGCATCGGCCATCAGCGCTCGCGCGGCGTGAAATCCGGCGTGATCGCCGATCTCGACGCACTCGAAGGCGTGATTCGTCTTTCGGTCGATGCGGCCGAGCGCATGGCGGGCCTGACCGTCGACAGCCTGATCGTTAATGTTTCGGCCGGACGGCTGGCAAGCGACATCTATACCGCGAGCATCGATCTCGGTGGCCAGGAAGTGGAAGCAAGCGACCTGCGCAAGGTTCTGGTGGCGGCAAGCCAGCAGTCCATGCGCCAGGACCGGGCGATCCTGCATTCGCTGCCGACGGGTTATTCGCTGGATGGAGAGCGCGGCATCCGTGATCCGCTATCGATGTATGGCGATCTTCTCGGTGTCGACATGCATGTGGTGACGGTCGAACGCACGGCGTTGAAGAACCTCGAGCTTTGCGTCAATCGCGCGCATCTTTCGGTCGAAGGCATGGTGGCGACGCCTTATGCCAGCGGTCTTGCGGCGCTCGTCGACGATGAAGTCGAGCTTGGCTGTGCAGCCATCGACATGGGCGGCGGCACCACGACGATCTCGGTTTTTGCTGAGGGCCGCCTCATCCACACCGACGCGATCGGCCTTGGCGGCCATCACGTCACGACAGATCTTGCACGAGGCCTCTCGACACGAATCGAAGATGCGGAGAGACTGAAGGTGGTGCATGGTTCGGCTTTGCTGAATGGCGCGGATGAGCGCGACATGATTTCGATCCCGCCGATTGGCGAAGATGATCGCGATCAACCATCGCAAGTTTCAAGAGCACTTGTTACCCGCATCGTGCGGGCGCGTATCGAAGAGACGCTGGAATTGATCCGTGATCGTATCCAGAAGTCCGGCTTCAGCCCCATCGTCGGCAAACGCGTTGTCCTGACTGGCGGCGCAAGCCAGCTGACGGGACTGCCGGAAACGGCACGGCGCATTCTCGCCCGCAACGTTCGTATTGGCCGCCCCATGGGCGTGGCCGGTCTTCCGGTAGCGGCCAAGGGACCGGCATTTTCAACCGCCTGCGGACTGATGATCTATCCGCAGGTGGCGGACATCGAAATTCATGCGGCGCAAGGCGGAATGTTTTCGCCGTTTGGCAACGGTAGCGGCCGGATAGCCCGGGTTGGGCAATGGCTGAAAGAAAGTTTTTGA
- a CDS encoding cell division protein FtsQ/DivIB, which produces MFAVTGKKSTAKKREQYAATANADDRRVLPRPLRRFVRFGVSLATGRIHIPAHTGTISAVAFYAMIGLYGMSLGGHTNIVTQTTTSAAGFAVEDVKVSGNLQTSEIEVFQLLGLDGSTSLIALDIDAARRKLVQLPWVEDVDIRKVYPKTVEVRLKERQAFGIWQHGTELSLIEKSGSVIAPLRDNKFAALPLFVGRDAETGAAGFVAQLADWPEIRNRVRAYVRIAGRRWDLHLDNGIVVKLPEENLPQALQLLARLDLEEKVLSRDVAAVDLRLTDRTTIQLTEGAAERRQTAVDARTKALKKAEKNT; this is translated from the coding sequence GTGTTTGCGGTGACCGGCAAAAAGTCGACGGCAAAAAAGCGCGAGCAATACGCGGCGACGGCCAATGCCGACGATCGCAGGGTGCTGCCGCGTCCTCTGCGTCGCTTCGTGCGTTTCGGTGTCAGCCTTGCGACCGGACGCATTCATATTCCCGCCCATACCGGCACGATTTCGGCCGTCGCCTTTTACGCGATGATCGGGCTTTACGGCATGTCGCTCGGCGGCCATACGAATATCGTCACCCAGACGACGACCTCGGCCGCCGGTTTCGCGGTTGAGGACGTCAAGGTCTCCGGCAATCTGCAGACTTCGGAAATCGAAGTCTTCCAGCTTCTCGGCCTCGACGGCAGCACCTCGCTGATTGCGCTTGATATCGATGCGGCACGCCGCAAGCTCGTCCAGCTTCCCTGGGTGGAAGATGTCGATATCCGCAAGGTCTATCCGAAGACGGTGGAAGTTCGCCTGAAGGAACGCCAGGCCTTCGGCATCTGGCAGCACGGCACGGAACTGTCGCTGATCGAAAAAAGCGGCAGTGTCATCGCGCCGCTGCGTGACAATAAATTTGCCGCCCTGCCGCTGTTCGTCGGACGCGACGCGGAAACGGGTGCTGCCGGTTTCGTCGCGCAACTGGCCGACTGGCCGGAAATCCGCAACCGCGTTCGCGCCTATGTGCGCATTGCCGGTCGCCGCTGGGATCTGCATCTCGATAACGGTATCGTCGTCAAGCTGCCAGAAGAAAACCTGCCGCAGGCGCTGCAATTGCTGGCGCGGCTCGATCTCGAGGAAAAGGTGCTGTCGCGCGATGTCGCAGCGGTGGACCTCAGACTGACGGACCGCACCACTATCCAGTTGACCGAAGGTGCTGCCGAACGCCGTCAGACCGCGGTAGATGCGCGCACCAAGGCTCTCAAGAAAGCGGAGAAGAACACATGA
- a CDS encoding D-alanine--D-alanine ligase, with amino-acid sequence MGGKHVAVLLGGFSSERPVSLSSGNACALALEGEGYKVTRVDVGRDVAAVLDELRPDVAFNALHGPFGEDGTIQGILEYLAIPYTHSGVLASALAMDKAQAKKVAAAAGIPVAGERVMNRFDFTSEHPLQPPYVVKPVREGSSFGVVIVKEDQSHPPQILTSSEWPFGNQVMVERYIHGRELTCGVLDGEALGVTEVVPLGHNFYDYDAKYAAGGSKHVIPAGISPKIYQKIQTLAVMAHQAIGCRGVSRSDFRYDDRFSEDGEVIWLEVNTQPGMTPTSLVPEMAAHAGRSFGDLVSWMVEDASCLR; translated from the coding sequence ATGGGCGGCAAGCACGTAGCTGTTCTTTTGGGTGGATTTTCGTCGGAGCGGCCGGTCAGTCTCTCGTCGGGCAACGCCTGCGCGCTTGCGCTCGAAGGCGAAGGCTACAAGGTCACCCGTGTTGATGTGGGGCGCGATGTCGCCGCCGTACTCGATGAGCTGCGCCCGGATGTCGCCTTCAACGCCCTGCATGGCCCCTTCGGCGAGGACGGCACCATTCAGGGTATCCTCGAATATCTGGCCATTCCCTATACACATTCCGGCGTGCTGGCGTCCGCCCTTGCCATGGATAAGGCGCAGGCCAAGAAGGTTGCCGCCGCCGCTGGCATCCCGGTTGCTGGCGAGCGCGTCATGAACCGCTTCGATTTCACCAGCGAACATCCGCTGCAGCCGCCCTATGTGGTGAAGCCGGTGCGCGAAGGTTCGAGCTTCGGGGTCGTCATCGTCAAGGAAGACCAGTCGCATCCGCCGCAGATTCTCACCTCGTCGGAATGGCCTTTCGGCAACCAGGTGATGGTCGAGCGCTACATTCATGGGCGCGAACTGACCTGTGGCGTGCTCGACGGCGAGGCGCTGGGCGTCACCGAAGTGGTGCCGCTGGGTCACAATTTCTATGATTATGATGCGAAATACGCTGCTGGTGGCTCGAAACATGTCATTCCCGCAGGAATTTCACCGAAAATTTACCAAAAGATTCAAACATTGGCGGTTATGGCGCATCAGGCGATCGGGTGCCGTGGCGTAAGCCGTTCAGACTTTCGTTACGACGACCGCTTCTCAGAAGATGGCGAAGTTATCTGGCTTGAAGTGAATACGCAGCCGGGCATGACGCCGACCTCCCTGGTGCCGGAAATGGCGGCCCATGCTGGCCGCTCCTTTGGTGACCTTGTCAGCTGGATGGTGGAGGACGCTTCGTGTTTGCGGTGA
- a CDS encoding MFS transporter, which yields MTDAVSRVSSTAGNSNAVKTNSPARVLTASLVGTTIEFFDFYVYATAAVLVFPALFFPNSDPTTALLASFATFSIAFFARPLGAVVFGHYGDRVGRKATLVAALLTMGVSTVVIGLLPTYETAGVLAPLLLALCRFGQGFGLGGEWGGAVLLATENAPPGKRSWYGMFPQLGAPVGLFLSSGVFWILLHFMSQEALLSWGWRIPFVASIILIAVGMWVRLSITETPDFQKAIEKEERVAVPIAELFRSHKRSLVLGTFVALATFVLFYIGTAYLLSYNVKVLKIPFLDALEVQILGSIVFGIFIPVAGKLAEKFGRREVLIVTTILIGLFSFLLPSLMTGGEGSIFVFAALAMMLMGMTYGLIGTALAAPFPTRVRYTGSSITFNMAGIFGASLAPYIATWLQVNYGMGYVGYYLCISALITLACIFLSRKDEV from the coding sequence ATGACTGACGCGGTATCTCGGGTATCGTCGACAGCTGGCAATTCGAACGCTGTAAAGACAAATTCGCCTGCACGAGTTCTCACTGCCAGCCTGGTCGGCACGACCATCGAGTTTTTCGATTTTTACGTTTACGCCACGGCCGCGGTGCTCGTGTTCCCGGCCCTGTTCTTCCCGAACAGCGACCCGACGACGGCGCTTCTGGCATCCTTTGCCACCTTCTCCATCGCCTTTTTCGCCCGCCCGCTCGGCGCGGTGGTTTTCGGCCATTATGGTGATCGCGTTGGCCGCAAGGCGACGCTTGTCGCAGCTCTGCTCACCATGGGCGTGTCGACGGTCGTGATCGGCCTTCTGCCGACCTATGAGACGGCCGGCGTTCTGGCGCCGCTGCTTTTGGCGCTTTGCCGCTTCGGCCAGGGTTTTGGCCTTGGCGGAGAATGGGGCGGCGCAGTCTTGCTCGCCACGGAAAATGCCCCGCCCGGTAAACGCAGCTGGTACGGCATGTTCCCGCAGCTCGGAGCACCCGTCGGTCTCTTCCTCTCCTCCGGCGTCTTTTGGATTCTGCTGCACTTCATGTCGCAGGAAGCGCTCCTGAGCTGGGGCTGGCGCATCCCCTTCGTCGCCTCGATCATTCTGATCGCTGTCGGCATGTGGGTTCGCCTGTCGATCACCGAAACGCCCGACTTCCAGAAAGCGATCGAAAAGGAAGAACGTGTGGCCGTGCCGATTGCGGAACTGTTCCGCAGCCACAAGCGCAGCCTCGTGCTCGGCACCTTCGTGGCGCTGGCCACCTTCGTGCTGTTCTATATCGGCACCGCCTATCTTCTGTCCTACAACGTCAAGGTTCTGAAAATTCCGTTCCTTGATGCACTGGAAGTGCAAATCCTCGGCTCCATCGTCTTCGGTATCTTCATCCCGGTCGCCGGCAAGCTCGCCGAGAAATTCGGCCGTCGTGAAGTCCTGATCGTGACGACGATACTGATCGGCCTGTTCTCCTTCCTGCTCCCCAGCCTGATGACTGGCGGCGAAGGCTCGATCTTCGTCTTCGCGGCTCTGGCGATGATGCTGATGGGCATGACCTACGGCCTGATCGGCACGGCGCTCGCCGCCCCCTTCCCGACCCGCGTGCGTTACACCGGCTCGTCCATCACCTTCAACATGGCCGGTATCTTCGGCGCATCGCTGGCGCCTTACATCGCCACATGGCTGCAGGTGAATTACGGCATGGGTTATGTGGGTTACTACCTCTGCATCTCCGCCCTCATCACGCTGGCCTGCATTTTTCTGTCCCGCAAGGACGAAGTCTGA
- a CDS encoding GGDEF domain-containing protein, translating to MMLGLWKKPIEMMSFSVATQAGRRRLGPLEFSVRIACLVTLIVIVMCTGGLTLLAQFGLVTDLFNGIMLSVTLGGAVAFTVTLLVCWLNAREVQILVQSHERFLHLSHTDALTGLSNRLGLYAACAELGSDYCVAFLDIDHFKAVNDGYSHLVGDLVIASVARRIKEHFDPPAHVARLGGEEFVVVQETSPLAFLQMCERVRAAIETTPVAYQDLRITVTISIGVAFRGDAEIFDKVMHNADLALYRAKGGGRNRVCMSGHVERRQAVA from the coding sequence ATGATGTTGGGTCTTTGGAAAAAACCGATCGAGATGATGAGTTTTTCGGTCGCTACGCAGGCGGGTCGCCGGCGGCTGGGGCCTCTTGAATTCTCCGTTCGTATCGCTTGTCTCGTGACGCTCATTGTCATCGTGATGTGCACGGGTGGCCTGACGCTTCTCGCGCAGTTCGGGCTCGTGACCGATCTCTTCAACGGGATCATGTTAAGCGTGACGCTCGGCGGGGCTGTCGCCTTTACGGTGACGTTGCTGGTCTGCTGGCTGAATGCGAGGGAAGTGCAAATTCTCGTGCAGTCCCACGAACGCTTCCTGCACCTGAGCCATACGGACGCGCTGACTGGCCTTAGCAACCGGCTAGGCCTTTATGCGGCATGCGCCGAACTTGGCAGCGACTATTGTGTTGCCTTTTTGGACATCGATCATTTCAAAGCGGTGAACGACGGGTACAGCCATCTTGTTGGTGACCTCGTCATCGCAAGCGTCGCCCGCCGGATAAAGGAGCATTTCGATCCTCCCGCGCATGTCGCCCGCCTGGGTGGCGAGGAGTTCGTCGTCGTGCAGGAAACCAGCCCGCTCGCGTTTCTGCAGATGTGCGAAAGGGTTCGTGCGGCGATCGAGACGACGCCGGTGGCGTATCAGGATCTGCGAATTACGGTGACGATTTCAATTGGCGTCGCCTTTCGCGGCGACGCCGAAATCTTCGACAAGGTCATGCACAATGCCGATCTCGCGCTTTATCGGGCCAAGGGCGGAGGACGCAATCGCGTTTGCATGAGCGGTCATGTCGAGCGGCGCCAGGCAGTGGCTTAA
- the murB gene encoding UDP-N-acetylmuramate dehydrogenase, translated as MRQVDGVKLLGRLGDGVNELRGRLTPDAPMDRVTWFRAGGLAEVMFQPHDTDDLIAFLKILPEDVPLTVVGVGSNLLVRDGGIPGVVVRLSAKGFGSVELADENRIKAGAICPDKHIAAMAMDNGIGGFHFYYGIPGSIGGALRMNAGANGGETRERVVEVYAVDRQGNQHVLSNADMGYSYRHSGADAGLIFTGALFEGYPEDKAKIRADMDAVRHHRETVQPIREQTGGSTFKNPEGHSAWELIDEAGGRGLVIGGAQMSSLHCNFMINTGHATGYDLEYLGETIRRRVFEKSGIRLEWEIKRLGLFMPGREVEPFLGA; from the coding sequence ATGAGACAGGTCGATGGGGTTAAATTGCTGGGGAGGCTCGGCGACGGGGTAAATGAATTGCGGGGACGTCTGACACCGGATGCGCCCATGGACCGCGTGACGTGGTTCAGAGCCGGCGGTCTTGCGGAGGTGATGTTCCAGCCGCACGATACCGACGATCTGATCGCCTTCCTGAAAATTCTGCCGGAAGACGTGCCGTTGACCGTGGTCGGCGTTGGCTCGAACCTGCTGGTGCGTGATGGCGGCATTCCGGGCGTTGTCGTGCGTCTGTCCGCCAAAGGCTTCGGCTCGGTGGAGCTTGCGGACGAAAACCGCATCAAGGCCGGTGCGATCTGCCCGGACAAGCACATTGCCGCCATGGCCATGGATAATGGCATTGGCGGTTTCCACTTCTATTACGGCATTCCCGGCTCCATCGGTGGTGCGCTGCGCATGAATGCCGGCGCCAATGGCGGTGAAACGCGTGAGCGTGTCGTTGAGGTCTATGCGGTCGACCGTCAGGGCAACCAACATGTGCTTTCCAATGCGGATATGGGCTACAGCTATCGCCATTCCGGCGCCGATGCCGGCCTGATCTTCACCGGGGCGCTGTTTGAGGGTTATCCGGAAGACAAGGCAAAGATCCGGGCGGATATGGACGCTGTGCGGCATCACCGCGAGACCGTGCAGCCGATCCGCGAACAGACCGGTGGTTCCACCTTCAAGAACCCTGAAGGTCATTCCGCCTGGGAACTGATCGACGAGGCGGGTGGCCGCGGTCTGGTCATCGGCGGCGCGCAAATGTCGTCGCTGCATTGCAATTTCATGATCAATACCGGCCATGCGACCGGCTACGATCTGGAATATCTGGGCGAGACCATCCGCAGGCGCGTGTTCGAGAAATCGGGCATCCGGCTGGAATGGGAAATCAAGCGCCTTGGCCTCTTCATGCCGGGCCGTGAAGTGGAGCCGTTCCTCGGGGCGTAA